In Coregonus clupeaformis isolate EN_2021a chromosome 7, ASM2061545v1, whole genome shotgun sequence, one genomic interval encodes:
- the LOC121570756 gene encoding piggyBac transposable element-derived protein 4-like, giving the protein MPRNSFREIMRYLETDTFALVSEVWGAFVQNCVASYKPGVNIAVEEQWFPAKAKCSFTQYIPYKQDKWGMKFRLAADVHSKYVLNVFPYLGKGEQPENVVMRLVEPYLGEGRNVNTDDFFTSLPLANKLIDKNTSLVGVIEASRGLPPSVSNQAQAELFSTTVLKHDKATLTVYRCKPRENVCILSTMHPTVAIGGDTKRKTETLTHYNNTTVGVDKMARQFTVKAATQRWPVAVFYNLLDLAAINAHVLFTLCTGRTMPRREFIMQLVLELRENHIRAGGKAAAHDVPNDAPPLSEKNIQCQVHG; this is encoded by the exons ATGCCACGGAACAGCTTCAGAGAAATCATGCGATACCTGGAAACTGACACATTTGCCCTGGTATCAGAAGTTTGGGGCGCGTTTGTACAGAACTGTGTTGCCTCTTACAAGCCAGGAGTTAACATTGCCGTTGAGGAGCAATGGTTCCCCGCAAAAGCTAAATGCAGCTTTACGCAGTACATCCCCTACAAGCAAGACAAGTGGGGCATGAAGTTTCGGTTGGCAGCTGACGTCCATAGCAAGTATGTGCTGAATGTctttccatatctggggaaaGGTGAGCAGCCTGAAAATGTGGTGATGCGACTTGTGGAACCTTACCTTGGTGAGGGGAGAAATGTCAACACGGACGATTTCTTCACCTCACTGCCATTGGCAAATAAGTTGATTGACAAAAATACAAGCTTAGTTGGTGTTATTGAAGCGAGCCGGGGGCTGCCTCCCTCTGTGAGCAACCAGGCACAGGCAGAGCTGTTCTCCACAACCGTGCTGAAGCACGACAAAGCGACACTTACGGTTTACAGATGTAAGCCAAGAGAGAACGTCTGTATCCTGAGTACTATGCATCCGACAGTTGCCATTGGTGGTGACACAAAGAGAAAAACAGAGACGCTGACGCACTACAACAACACAACG GTTGGTGTGGATAAGATGGCCAGACAGTTCACGGTGAAAGCAGCTACCCAACGCTGGCCTGTTGCCGTATTCTACAACCTGCTTGACCTGGCTGCTATCAACGCGCACGTTTTGTTCACCCTGTGCACTGGTAGGACAATGCCGAGGAGAGAGTTCATCATGCAGCTGGTATTGGAGCTTCGTGAGAACCACATTAGGGCCGGGGGCAAGGCAGCAGCGCACGACGTGCCAAATGACGCACCACCGCTCTCGGAGAAAAACATACAGTGCCAGGTGCACGGATAA